The following proteins come from a genomic window of Pseudomonas hygromyciniae:
- a CDS encoding spinster family MFS transporter, translated as MKNALYPSRIRAWFTVSILMLAYVLSFVDRQILNLLVGPIRHDMDISDTQMSLLMGLSFAIFYTLCGIPLGRIADSKSRRNLLMCGILVWSGMTAACGMVKGYWQFLFCRIGVAAGEASLAPCAYSMISDSFTPERRGTAFSVYSTAIYLGSGVALLLGGVAVHFATSQGDMTLPLIGTVRPWQMVFLILGAVGVVFSLCLLLLREPVRHGVGAGLELPFSEFVDYLRKNRRTMLCHNLGFACLTFTAYGSSAWIPTFFVRSFDMSVPEVGVIYGSMLAICGSLGLLVGGRLCDWLIKRGHRDAPLRIAILAAVLTLPSNLGYLVDDKNLALVMMAFHVFTVSMPFGVGPLAVQEVVPSPMRGQASALYQFAVTLIGLGIGPTAVALGTDYVFGSDSALRYSLAVVTGVSLVLAVVILMSGLRSYRESLERLKSWAPKDPTLVVPGRQVPAADA; from the coding sequence ATGAAGAACGCACTTTATCCATCACGTATACGCGCCTGGTTCACCGTCAGCATACTGATGCTGGCCTACGTTTTATCCTTCGTGGACCGGCAGATTCTCAACCTGCTGGTGGGACCGATCCGTCACGACATGGATATCAGCGACACGCAGATGAGCCTGTTGATGGGGCTGTCGTTTGCGATTTTCTACACCCTCTGCGGCATCCCGCTGGGGCGGATTGCCGACAGCAAGAGCCGGCGTAACCTGCTGATGTGCGGGATCCTGGTGTGGAGCGGCATGACCGCCGCCTGCGGCATGGTCAAAGGTTACTGGCAGTTCCTTTTTTGCCGGATTGGCGTGGCAGCAGGCGAAGCCTCCTTGGCGCCCTGTGCTTATTCGATGATCTCCGACAGTTTCACCCCTGAGCGTCGCGGTACGGCGTTCAGCGTGTATTCGACGGCGATTTACCTGGGTTCGGGCGTTGCCCTGTTGTTGGGTGGGGTGGCGGTGCACTTTGCTACCAGCCAGGGCGATATGACATTGCCGCTGATTGGCACCGTGCGCCCGTGGCAAATGGTGTTCCTGATTCTCGGCGCGGTTGGTGTGGTCTTCTCCCTGTGCTTGCTGTTGCTGCGCGAGCCGGTGCGCCATGGCGTGGGGGCGGGCCTGGAGCTGCCGTTTTCGGAGTTCGTCGATTACCTGCGTAAAAACCGCCGCACCATGCTTTGCCATAACCTGGGCTTTGCTTGCCTGACGTTTACGGCCTACGGCAGCAGTGCCTGGATCCCGACATTTTTTGTGCGCTCGTTCGACATGAGCGTACCTGAGGTCGGGGTGATCTACGGCAGCATGCTGGCGATCTGCGGCTCTCTTGGCTTGTTGGTGGGTGGCCGGTTGTGCGACTGGCTGATCAAGCGCGGTCACCGCGATGCTCCCCTGCGTATCGCAATCCTGGCTGCCGTACTGACCTTGCCATCGAACCTGGGCTATCTGGTGGATGACAAGAACCTGGCCCTGGTGATGATGGCCTTTCACGTGTTTACCGTGAGCATGCCCTTTGGCGTCGGCCCTTTGGCCGTGCAAGAAGTGGTGCCCAGCCCGATGCGTGGGCAGGCCTCGGCGCTGTATCAGTTTGCCGTGACCTTGATCGGCCTGGGGATTGGCCCGACGGCCGTGGCCTTGGGCACCGATTATGTGTTCGGCAGCGACTCGGCGCTGCGCTACTCGCTGGCAGTAGTGACGGGCGTTTCGCTGGTGCTGGCCGTGGTGATTCTGATGAGCGGCCTGCGTTCGTATCGCGAAAGCCTGGAGCGTCTCAAAAGCTGGGCGCCCAAGGATCCCACGCTGGTGGTACCAGGGCGGCAGGTGCCAGCGGCTGACGCTTGA
- a CDS encoding PaaI family thioesterase, whose amino-acid sequence MTVSPPADLQGLFSGFAAYLGLDLVEYGQAQTIIALQVRPEHLNQAGNLHGGVIAAMADAALGMCGTWNIDPDLWRLSLTLSLNINYMAPAPAGSRVRVIARVRGGGPKIYMAACDVLDAEDHLLASAEGVFKRSRLRRLPA is encoded by the coding sequence ATGACCGTCTCACCACCCGCCGACCTGCAAGGCCTGTTCAGTGGATTCGCCGCGTACCTGGGCCTTGATCTGGTTGAATACGGCCAGGCGCAAACCATCATCGCGCTGCAGGTGCGCCCCGAGCACCTCAACCAAGCCGGCAACCTGCACGGCGGTGTGATTGCCGCCATGGCCGACGCGGCGCTGGGCATGTGTGGCACCTGGAACATCGACCCGGACCTGTGGCGCTTGTCGCTGACCCTGTCACTGAACATCAATTACATGGCTCCCGCCCCTGCGGGCAGTCGGGTTCGGGTCATCGCCCGGGTCCGGGGCGGCGGGCCGAAAATCTACATGGCCGCGTGTGATGTGCTCGATGCCGAGGACCACCTGTTGGCCAGCGCCGAAGGTGTGTTCAAGCGTAGCCGCCTGCGCCGCCTGCCCGCGTGA
- a CDS encoding 3-hydroxyacyl-CoA dehydrogenase — MFSRIGVIGSGAMGRGIVQVFATSGCEVLLYDVRPEAVEQALSFNKDLLARQVAKGKLSPEQLEQTLARMQPAASLEALAGCDLLIEAIVENLEAKQGLFRQLEAIVAPSAVLATNTSSLSVTQIASGCQHPERVAGFHFFNPVPLMKIVEVVRGERTQVQVVERLCALAEAAGHFAAQTPDTPGFLVNHAGRAYGTEALRILGENIADVEQIDRILRDGPGFRMGPFELFDLTGLDISHGVMESIYAQFYGDPRYTPSYLAAQRVAAGLLGRKSDGHGFYRYVDGQQLRSPQPQRAPVPVDRCFWLDSQDAQVRGEVAALLAAGGAILEAGAQPSADAICLITPLGEDATSVIARQGLPAERTLALDTFCDFSKRLVLMRQPALDPAFEAQAVQALGSNGVPVEVINDSPGFIIQRVVASVANLGAEIVQRGIATPATLDRAVMLALGYPRGPLALAEFYGADKILAVLRGIQGCYEEPRYRPSPWLRRRVQLGLSLQTPDQPSAVQEQ, encoded by the coding sequence ATGTTTTCACGTATCGGTGTGATTGGCAGCGGCGCCATGGGCCGTGGCATTGTTCAAGTGTTTGCGACGTCAGGCTGCGAGGTGCTGCTGTATGACGTGCGCCCTGAAGCGGTCGAACAGGCGCTGAGCTTTAACAAGGACCTGTTGGCGCGCCAGGTGGCCAAGGGCAAGCTCAGCCCCGAGCAGTTGGAACAGACCCTGGCGCGCATGCAGCCCGCCGCCAGCCTGGAAGCCTTGGCCGGTTGCGATCTGTTGATCGAAGCCATCGTCGAGAACCTGGAGGCCAAGCAAGGGCTGTTTCGCCAGTTGGAAGCCATCGTTGCGCCGAGCGCGGTGCTGGCGACTAACACGTCTTCGCTGTCCGTCACGCAGATCGCCAGCGGATGCCAACACCCCGAGCGGGTTGCCGGTTTTCACTTCTTCAACCCCGTACCGCTGATGAAGATCGTCGAGGTGGTGCGCGGTGAACGTACCCAGGTGCAGGTGGTGGAGCGTCTGTGTGCGCTGGCCGAGGCAGCAGGCCACTTTGCAGCGCAGACCCCAGACACGCCGGGCTTTCTGGTCAACCATGCCGGTCGTGCCTATGGCACTGAAGCGTTGCGTATCCTTGGCGAGAACATTGCCGATGTCGAGCAGATCGACCGCATCTTGCGCGATGGCCCGGGGTTTCGCATGGGGCCGTTCGAGCTTTTTGACCTCACCGGCCTGGACATCTCCCATGGCGTGATGGAGTCGATCTACGCGCAGTTTTATGGTGATCCACGTTATACCCCGTCTTACCTGGCGGCCCAGCGGGTGGCCGCAGGTTTGCTGGGGCGCAAGAGTGATGGGCATGGTTTTTACCGCTATGTCGATGGTCAGCAACTGCGTTCGCCGCAGCCCCAGCGCGCACCTGTACCGGTTGATCGTTGTTTCTGGCTCGACAGCCAGGATGCGCAGGTAAGGGGCGAAGTGGCGGCCTTGCTCGCAGCCGGCGGGGCGATTCTCGAAGCGGGCGCTCAACCGTCTGCCGACGCAATCTGCCTGATAACCCCGCTGGGGGAAGATGCCACCAGCGTGATCGCGCGCCAAGGGTTGCCCGCCGAGCGCACCCTGGCCCTGGATACCTTCTGCGACTTCTCCAAACGCCTGGTGTTGATGCGCCAGCCTGCGCTGGACCCGGCATTCGAAGCCCAGGCGGTTCAGGCCTTGGGCAGCAACGGGGTACCGGTGGAAGTGATCAATGACTCACCCGGTTTCATCATTCAGCGGGTCGTGGCAAGCGTGGCCAATCTGGGCGCGGAAATCGTCCAGCGCGGCATCGCCACCCCGGCCACCCTCGACCGCGCGGTGATGCTGGCGCTGGGTTATCCGCGTGGCCCACTGGCTTTGGCCGAGTTCTATGGCGCAGACAAAATCCTCGCGGTGCTGCGTGGCATTCAAGGCTGCTATGAGGAGCCGCGTTATCGTCCCAGCCCCTGGCTGCGTCGCCGGGTCCAGTTGGGCCTGAGCCTGCAAACTCCCGATCAACCCTCTGCCGTGCAGGAGCAATAA
- a CDS encoding electron transfer flavoprotein subunit alpha/FixB family protein produces the protein MTILVIAEHDNKVLAPATLNTVAAAAKIGGDIHVLVAGQGAGAVAEAAAKVAGVSKVLLADNAAYAHQLPENVAPLIAALGLEAGGAGYSHILAAATSNGKNILPRVAAQLDVDQISEIVSVESADTFKRPIYAGNAIATVQSTAGVKVITVRATGFDPVAAEGGSAAVEAVAAAHDAGTSSFVGEELAKSDRPELTAAKIVVSGGRGMQNGDNFKHLYALADKLGAAVGASRAAVDAGFVPNDMQVGQTGKIVAPQLYIAVGISGAIQHLAGMKDSKVIVAINKDEEAPIFQVADYGLVADLFEAVPELSASL, from the coding sequence ATGACTATCTTGGTAATCGCCGAACACGACAACAAGGTGCTGGCCCCGGCCACCCTGAACACCGTGGCTGCCGCCGCTAAAATCGGTGGCGACATCCACGTACTGGTCGCTGGTCAAGGCGCTGGCGCCGTGGCTGAAGCCGCAGCAAAAGTCGCTGGCGTGAGCAAAGTACTGCTGGCCGATAACGCTGCCTACGCGCACCAACTGCCGGAAAACGTTGCCCCTCTGATTGCTGCTCTTGGTTTAGAGGCGGGAGGCGCTGGCTACAGCCACATCCTGGCTGCTGCCACCTCCAACGGCAAAAACATCCTGCCACGGGTTGCTGCGCAGCTGGACGTTGACCAGATCTCCGAGATCGTTTCGGTCGAAAGCGCCGACACCTTCAAGCGCCCGATCTACGCCGGTAACGCCATTGCCACCGTGCAATCGACTGCTGGCGTCAAAGTCATCACCGTGCGTGCCACCGGTTTCGACCCAGTTGCCGCCGAAGGTGGTTCGGCTGCCGTTGAAGCGGTGGCTGCTGCTCACGATGCTGGCACTTCCAGCTTTGTTGGCGAAGAACTGGCCAAGTCGGACCGTCCTGAGCTGACCGCTGCCAAGATCGTCGTTTCCGGCGGGCGTGGCATGCAGAACGGTGACAACTTTAAGCACCTGTACGCCCTGGCCGACAAGCTGGGCGCGGCAGTCGGCGCTTCGCGCGCGGCAGTCGACGCAGGCTTCGTACCCAACGATATGCAGGTCGGTCAGACCGGCAAGATCGTTGCGCCACAGCTGTACATCGCAGTCGGTATCTCCGGCGCGATCCAGCATTTGGCCGGTATGAAAGATTCCAAAGTGATCGTTGCGATCAACAAGGACGAAGAAGCCCCGATCTTCCAAGTGGCTGATTACGGCCTGGTGGCGGACTTGTTCGAGGCGGTTCCCGAGTTGAGCGCTAGCCTGTAG
- a CDS encoding acyl-CoA dehydrogenase family protein: MDIHFTAEELAFRDEVRAFLKNKLPQDLADKVRLGKPLSKDDHLRWQAIQNAQGWYATHWPVAFGGTGWGAVQKHIFDEECALVGAPRSIPFGVNMVAPVLIKYGTPQQQDHYLPRILNGADWWCQGYSEPGAGSDLASLKTRAVREGDYYIVNGQKTWTTLGQHANMIFCLVRTDPQAQKQRGISFLLIDMTSPGISVRPIITLDGEHEVNEVFFDNVKVPVANLVGEENQGWTCAKYLLTYERTGLAGIGASKAALAHLKRIARKQMSEGRPIFDDPLFRAQVAELEMQLMATEMSTLRTLAAAKDGGVPGAESSILKVKGTEVRQAISHLLRKVIGPYALPYLEEELELDHPGEPLHADYSVALASQYFNLRKLSIFGGSNEIQKNIVAKMILEL, translated from the coding sequence ATGGATATTCATTTTACCGCTGAAGAACTGGCGTTTCGTGATGAAGTCAGGGCCTTCTTGAAGAACAAACTGCCCCAGGACCTGGCCGACAAGGTGCGCCTGGGCAAGCCCTTGTCCAAGGATGACCACTTACGCTGGCAGGCAATCCAGAACGCGCAGGGGTGGTACGCCACCCATTGGCCGGTGGCCTTTGGCGGTACTGGCTGGGGCGCTGTGCAAAAGCATATCTTTGATGAGGAATGCGCACTGGTGGGCGCTCCGCGCAGCATTCCGTTCGGGGTCAACATGGTGGCGCCGGTGCTGATCAAGTACGGCACGCCACAGCAACAAGACCACTACCTGCCGCGCATCCTCAACGGTGCCGATTGGTGGTGCCAGGGCTACTCCGAGCCAGGCGCCGGCTCTGACCTGGCCTCGCTGAAAACCCGCGCGGTGCGCGAGGGCGACTATTACATCGTCAATGGCCAGAAGACCTGGACCACCCTGGGCCAGCACGCCAACATGATTTTCTGCCTGGTGCGCACCGACCCACAGGCGCAGAAGCAACGGGGTATTTCCTTCCTGCTGATCGATATGACCAGTCCGGGTATCAGTGTGCGGCCGATCATCACCCTGGACGGCGAACACGAGGTCAACGAGGTGTTCTTCGACAACGTCAAGGTGCCCGTAGCGAACCTGGTCGGCGAAGAAAACCAAGGCTGGACATGCGCCAAATACCTGCTCACCTACGAGCGTACTGGCCTGGCGGGAATCGGCGCGTCGAAGGCGGCGCTAGCCCACCTCAAGCGCATTGCCCGTAAGCAGATGAGCGAAGGCCGGCCAATCTTCGACGACCCGCTGTTTCGCGCCCAGGTCGCGGAGCTGGAAATGCAATTGATGGCCACCGAAATGAGCACCTTGCGCACCCTGGCTGCGGCCAAGGATGGCGGGGTGCCCGGTGCGGAAAGCTCGATCCTCAAGGTCAAGGGCACCGAAGTTCGCCAGGCCATCAGCCACTTGCTGCGCAAAGTGATCGGGCCCTATGCGCTGCCCTACCTGGAAGAAGAACTGGAGCTGGATCATCCGGGCGAACCCCTGCACGCCGATTACAGCGTGGCGTTGGCCAGCCAGTATTTCAACCTGCGCAAGCTGTCGATCTTCGGCGGCTCCAACGAAATTCAGAAAAACATCGTCGCCAAGATGATTCTCGAACTGTAA
- a CDS encoding acyl-CoA dehydrogenase family protein, with protein MDFKLTEEQQMLQDTATRLVRDAYSFEAREQYAQSDEGFSRTFWQQLGELGLTAVPFPEALGGFGGGGVDTMLLMTEFGRGLCLEPYVESVIYAGGLLMQLANSAQQQDLLAQVASGQLLLATAFEEQQSHYHLNDVQTRAEQTAEGWTLTGRKAVVMGGHQAGLILVSARISGDSRDEHGIGLFLVDPQAAGVERRTYPTVDGRKACDLYLDKVKVSADQELGEPGQALAALRYQQGRAIAAQCADALGSMQEACRLTLEYLKTRQQFGVAIGQFQVLQHRMVDMRTDLEQATSMAILAACCCDEADSLERTRTLAAAKFIVTRAARNIAEQAIQLHGGIGMTWEYTLAHHAKRLVMLSHQFGDDDHHLKAYAALLDAA; from the coding sequence ATGGACTTCAAACTGACCGAAGAGCAGCAAATGCTGCAAGACACCGCCACCCGCCTGGTGCGCGACGCCTACAGCTTCGAGGCGCGTGAGCAGTATGCCCAGAGCGATGAGGGTTTCAGTCGTACGTTCTGGCAGCAACTCGGTGAACTGGGGCTGACGGCGGTGCCGTTTCCCGAGGCCCTGGGCGGCTTTGGCGGGGGCGGCGTCGATACGATGCTGTTGATGACCGAGTTCGGTCGCGGCCTGTGCCTGGAACCCTATGTGGAATCGGTGATTTATGCCGGTGGGTTGCTGATGCAACTCGCCAACTCGGCCCAGCAGCAAGACCTGTTGGCGCAAGTGGCCAGCGGGCAATTGCTGCTCGCCACGGCCTTTGAGGAGCAGCAGAGCCACTACCATTTGAACGATGTGCAGACCCGTGCCGAACAGACGGCCGAGGGCTGGACACTGACCGGCAGGAAAGCGGTGGTAATGGGCGGGCACCAGGCCGGCTTGATTCTGGTCAGCGCGCGGATCAGTGGTGACAGCCGCGATGAGCACGGCATTGGCCTGTTCCTGGTGGATCCGCAGGCCGCTGGCGTCGAGCGCCGCACCTATCCAACGGTCGATGGCCGCAAAGCCTGCGACCTTTACCTGGATAAGGTGAAGGTTTCTGCCGATCAGGAATTGGGTGAACCGGGCCAGGCCCTCGCGGCGTTGCGTTATCAGCAAGGGCGGGCCATTGCCGCACAGTGCGCGGATGCGTTGGGCAGCATGCAGGAAGCCTGTCGCCTGACCCTGGAATACTTGAAGACCCGGCAACAGTTTGGTGTGGCGATTGGTCAGTTCCAGGTGCTGCAGCACCGTATGGTGGACATGCGTACCGACCTGGAACAGGCCACCAGCATGGCGATCCTGGCCGCGTGCTGCTGCGACGAAGCAGACAGCCTTGAGCGCACCAGGACCCTGGCCGCCGCCAAGTTCATCGTCACCCGCGCCGCGCGCAACATCGCCGAGCAGGCGATCCAACTGCACGGCGGGATCGGCATGACCTGGGAGTACACCTTGGCGCATCACGCCAAACGCCTGGTGATGCTCAGTCATCAGTTCGGTGATGACGACCATCACCTCAAGGCTTATGCCGCGTTGCTCGATGCCGCATGA
- a CDS encoding electron transfer flavoprotein subunit beta/FixA family protein, translating to MKVLVAVKRVVDYNVKVRVKADNCGVDLANVKMSMNPFCEIAVEEAVRLKEKAIATEIVVVCVGPATAQEQLRTALALGADRAVLVESAEELTSLAVAKLLKAVVDKEQPQLVILGKQAIDSDNNQTGQMLAALTGYGQGTFASKVEVSGDSVAVTREIDGGAQTVSLKLPAIVTTDLRLNEPRYASLPNIMKAKKKPLEVLTPDALGVSTASTNKTVKVQAPAARSAGIKVKSVAELVEKLKNEAKVL from the coding sequence ATGAAAGTCCTCGTCGCAGTCAAACGAGTGGTCGATTACAACGTGAAAGTTCGCGTCAAGGCGGACAATTGCGGCGTCGATCTGGCTAACGTCAAAATGTCGATGAACCCCTTCTGCGAAATCGCCGTGGAAGAAGCCGTACGCCTGAAAGAAAAAGCGATAGCGACCGAAATCGTCGTCGTTTGCGTAGGGCCCGCTACTGCTCAAGAGCAACTGCGTACCGCCCTGGCGCTGGGTGCTGATCGCGCCGTACTCGTCGAATCCGCTGAAGAACTGACCTCCCTGGCCGTTGCCAAGTTGCTCAAGGCTGTTGTCGACAAGGAACAGCCGCAACTGGTGATCCTTGGCAAACAGGCGATCGACAGCGACAACAACCAGACTGGCCAGATGCTGGCTGCACTGACCGGATACGGCCAGGGCACCTTCGCTTCCAAAGTCGAAGTCAGCGGCGACAGCGTTGCCGTGACCCGCGAAATCGACGGCGGCGCGCAGACGGTTTCCTTGAAACTGCCGGCCATCGTCACCACTGACCTGCGTTTGAACGAGCCGCGTTATGCGTCCCTGCCAAACATCATGAAAGCCAAGAAAAAGCCTCTCGAAGTGCTGACTCCGGATGCTTTGGGCGTTTCCACCGCCTCTACCAACAAGACCGTCAAAGTCCAAGCGCCGGCGGCACGCAGCGCGGGTATCAAGGTCAAGTCGGTGGCTGAACTGGTCGAGAAGCTGAAAAACGAAGCGAAGGTGCTTTGA
- a CDS encoding IclR family transcriptional regulator: protein MTEEIETPENEPKDRKFVEALSRGLEVLRAFTHGNVTRGNQDIARITGLPKPTVSRLTYTLTQLGYLSYNQDVEKYQLDSGVLALGYAYVNNLRVRQLGKPLMDEFARRTNTTVGLTCRDRLSMIYVESCRPPDVASLRMEAGVRLPLSTTAAGRAYLAATPENERAHLIGEIAKKAGDEWPALEISLNESFREYEEFGFCLSLGEWDRNVNAAGVPLRLADGSIMALTCGAPKFQLPTDTLQSSLAHQLVMLARDIESLGA, encoded by the coding sequence ATGACTGAAGAAATCGAAACGCCCGAGAACGAACCCAAGGACCGGAAATTCGTCGAAGCCCTGAGTCGCGGTCTCGAAGTGCTGCGCGCGTTCACCCACGGCAACGTCACCCGTGGCAACCAGGACATTGCGCGGATTACCGGCCTGCCCAAGCCCACGGTTTCGCGCCTGACCTACACCCTGACGCAGCTTGGCTACCTGAGCTACAACCAGGACGTGGAAAAGTACCAACTCGACTCCGGGGTGCTGGCCCTGGGTTACGCCTACGTCAACAACCTGCGGGTGCGCCAGCTGGGCAAGCCGCTGATGGACGAGTTCGCACGGCGCACCAACACCACCGTTGGCCTCACCTGCCGCGACCGCCTGTCGATGATCTACGTGGAAAGCTGCCGCCCACCCGACGTCGCCAGCCTGCGTATGGAAGCCGGTGTGCGCCTGCCGCTGAGCACCACTGCCGCAGGTCGCGCCTACCTGGCCGCCACGCCGGAAAACGAGCGGGCGCATCTGATCGGCGAAATAGCCAAGAAAGCCGGTGACGAATGGCCGGCCCTGGAGATCTCGTTGAACGAGTCGTTCCGCGAGTATGAAGAATTCGGTTTTTGCCTGTCCCTCGGCGAGTGGGACCGCAACGTCAACGCCGCAGGCGTTCCGCTGCGCCTGGCCGACGGCAGCATCATGGCCCTGACCTGTGGCGCGCCGAAGTTCCAGCTGCCTACCGACACCCTGCAAAGCTCCCTGGCGCATCAACTGGTGATGTTGGCCAGGGACATCGAAAGCCTGGGCGCCTGA
- a CDS encoding 3-hydroxyacyl-CoA dehydrogenase NAD-binding domain-containing protein — translation MNSSVSYERQGEIALITLNNPPVNALGQAEREGLLRALHQGQIDTQAKVLVLLCAGRTFIAGADIKEFGKPPQAPSLPEVVNAYEQSDKPCVAVIHGTALGGGLEMALGCHYRIARRDAKVGLPEVKLGLLPGAGGTQRLPRLAGVAKALEMIVSGQPINATQAREHHIVDELFDGDPRTAAIAFAQRMLDNGLGVRRTGEQTAALKGVDNAGLIAAKSAAVTQGLPGFFSPPRCVAAIEAATLLPLAEGLQRERALFQECLASEQRAALVHAFFAERQCAQIDDLPKDTPVRTVERVGVIGGGTMGVGIALSFVSAGIAVLLLEVDEPALQRALQRARETCEASVARGSLSPAVMEQRLALLHGGVDYSELATADLVIEAVFESLEVKRQVFERLDHVCKPGAILASNTSSLDLDVIAGFTSRPQDVVGLHFFSPANVMRLLEVVRGRHTALDVLATVMQLSKKLNKIAVVVGVCDGFVGNRMIFQYGREAEFLLEEGATPEQVDGALRTFGMAMGPNAMRDLSGLDIGWSIRQRQRATLPANYPLPGVLDALYAAGMLGQKTGKGFYCYAPGSRRPEPNPELLPLLQAVSRDKGIERRALSDEYIVERCLFALINEGAKILQEGIARRSSDIDVIYLNGYGFAAWRGGPMFYADSLGLDKVLARIREFHQRFGAWWEPAPLLEKLAAEGRRFADWKLDS, via the coding sequence ATGAATTCCAGCGTGAGCTACGAGCGCCAAGGCGAGATTGCACTGATCACCCTGAACAACCCGCCGGTCAACGCCCTTGGTCAAGCCGAGCGTGAAGGCCTGTTACGCGCCTTGCACCAGGGCCAGATCGACACGCAGGCCAAGGTGTTGGTGCTACTGTGCGCTGGCCGCACTTTCATTGCCGGGGCTGATATCAAGGAGTTCGGCAAGCCGCCCCAGGCGCCGAGCCTGCCGGAAGTGGTCAACGCCTATGAACAAAGCGACAAACCCTGTGTCGCGGTGATTCACGGCACGGCCTTGGGCGGCGGCCTGGAAATGGCCCTGGGCTGCCATTATCGAATCGCCCGCCGCGATGCCAAGGTCGGCCTGCCGGAGGTCAAGCTCGGGTTGCTGCCGGGCGCGGGCGGCACCCAGCGCTTGCCCCGTCTGGCAGGTGTGGCCAAGGCCCTGGAGATGATTGTCTCCGGCCAGCCCATCAACGCGACGCAAGCCCGGGAGCATCACATTGTCGATGAACTGTTCGACGGCGATCCCCGCACCGCCGCCATCGCCTTTGCCCAACGCATGCTGGATAACGGCCTGGGTGTGCGGCGCACCGGTGAACAAACCGCCGCCCTCAAGGGCGTGGACAACGCCGGGTTGATCGCCGCCAAAAGCGCCGCTGTCACCCAGGGGTTGCCGGGTTTCTTTTCCCCGCCCCGCTGTGTCGCCGCGATCGAAGCGGCGACCTTGCTGCCACTGGCCGAAGGCTTGCAGCGCGAGCGCGCACTGTTCCAGGAGTGCCTGGCCTCTGAGCAGCGTGCGGCGTTGGTACACGCCTTCTTTGCCGAGCGCCAATGCGCCCAGATCGACGACCTGCCCAAGGACACGCCCGTACGCACCGTTGAACGCGTCGGAGTGATCGGTGGCGGCACCATGGGCGTGGGGATCGCCTTGAGTTTTGTCAGCGCCGGCATTGCCGTGCTGCTCTTGGAAGTCGATGAGCCGGCCCTGCAGCGGGCATTGCAACGTGCCCGCGAGACCTGCGAAGCCAGTGTCGCCCGTGGCAGCTTGAGCCCTGCCGTGATGGAGCAGCGTTTGGCGCTGCTGCATGGCGGGGTGGACTACAGCGAGCTGGCCACTGCCGACCTGGTCATCGAGGCGGTGTTTGAAAGCCTGGAGGTCAAGCGCCAGGTGTTTGAACGCCTGGATCACGTCTGCAAACCCGGCGCGATCCTCGCCAGCAACACATCGTCACTGGATCTGGATGTGATCGCTGGCTTCACTTCACGGCCTCAGGATGTGGTGGGCCTGCACTTTTTCAGCCCGGCCAACGTCATGCGCCTGCTGGAAGTCGTGCGTGGGCGGCACACCGCTCTCGACGTGTTGGCCACTGTTATGCAATTGAGCAAAAAGCTCAACAAGATTGCCGTGGTGGTAGGCGTCTGTGACGGGTTCGTCGGTAACCGCATGATCTTCCAGTATGGCCGCGAGGCCGAGTTCCTGTTGGAGGAGGGCGCCACTCCCGAGCAAGTCGACGGGGCCTTGCGCACCTTCGGCATGGCCATGGGCCCCAATGCCATGCGGGACCTGTCGGGGCTGGATATTGGCTGGAGCATCCGCCAGCGCCAGCGCGCCACGCTGCCCGCGAACTATCCGTTGCCCGGCGTCCTCGACGCGTTGTACGCGGCCGGCATGCTCGGCCAGAAGACCGGCAAGGGCTTCTACTGTTACGCCCCCGGCTCCCGTCGTCCCGAGCCCAACCCTGAACTGTTGCCGCTGCTGCAAGCCGTCTCCCGTGACAAAGGCATTGAGCGGCGCGCCCTGAGTGATGAATACATCGTCGAGCGCTGCCTGTTCGCCTTGATCAATGAGGGCGCAAAAATCCTGCAGGAAGGCATCGCCCGGCGTAGCAGCGACATCGATGTCATCTACCTCAACGGCTATGGCTTTGCCGCCTGGCGCGGCGGCCCGATGTTCTATGCCGACAGCCTTGGCCTGGACAAGGTACTGGCCCGTATTCGCGAGTTCCACCAACGCTTCGGCGCCTGGTGGGAGCCCGCGCCGCTGCTGGAAAAACTGGCGGCAGAAGGGCGGCGCTTCGCTGACTGGAAACTGGATTCATAA